GGTCCTCCTCGGGCATCGACTCGGCGACGGCGTGCGGTGCGTAGTCGAAGGAGCGCAGCATGCCGGCGACGTCGCGCCAGGGGGAGTCGGGCAGCACCCGCTCGGCCAGCGGCTTGGCGGGCTCGCCCTCGAAGTCGACCAGCTTCCAGCCGAGCACGGTGCGCAGGGTCTGGCCGAGGTGGAGGTCGCCGTGCACCCGCTGGACGGGCACCTCGCGCAGCTCTGCCACCGCCGCGAACACGCGCTGGGCCGACGAGGCGTACTCCGCCAGCTCCGGCACCACCTCGAGCGCCGCGGTGAGCCGGTTGCCCATCGCGGTCGCCAGGTCGGTGCCGGCGATGGACGACGTCGGGAAGGACTCGGCCAGCTGGGCGTGCACCTCGGCGAGCGCGGTGCCGAGGCGGGCGGCCTCGCTGGCGAAGTCGCCGCCGACCTCCTCGGCGTGCAGGTCGGCCTCCGCGAACAGGTCGCGCACGCTGGCCAGGGCCAGGTCCCAGCCGTCGCTGGCGGTGCGCAGGAACTGCTGCAGCATCCCGAGCTGCAGGTCCTCGACCTCGATCCACCCGTAGAGCTGCGCGACGTGGGTCGATCCGGCCTCGGTGAGCACCCGGTGGGTGGTGATGTCGGGGTTCTCGCCCGGGGTCACCTTGCGGAACAGCTTGAGCACGGAGTCCTCGCCGAACAGGATCGACGAGTTCGACTGCTCACCGCTGAAGAGCGAGCCCGGTGCG
This genomic interval from Nocardioides kongjuensis contains the following:
- a CDS encoding maltokinase N-terminal cap-like domain-containing protein yields the protein MTASFLAPFLEHRRWFGGKGRAFTVTGTRELLRLGSAPEVVVLLVEVTYDDDGDRELYQVPLALYDEPQERLEHAYVGHWPADDEAGRPAYDAPSDRAATAHLLHAFGERPGFVRLPGHDLDLDAPGSLFSGEQSNSSILFGEDSVLKLFRKVTPGENPDITTHRVLTEAGSTHVAQLYGWIEVEDLQLGMLQQFLRTASDGWDLALASVRDLFAEADLHAEEVGGDFASEAARLGTALAEVHAQLAESFPTSSIAGTDLATAMGNRLTAALEVVPELAEYASSAQRVFAAVAELREVPVQRVHGDLHLGQTLRTVLGWKLVDFEGEPAKPLAERVLPDSPWRDVAGMLRSFDYAPHAVAESMPEEDPDVLHQRSVRADEWARRNRKAFLAAYLGGQPLWPAARALLTAYVVDKAVYECIYEARNRPTWLPIPLAGVARLTAGSD